One genomic window of Methanosarcina acetivorans C2A includes the following:
- a CDS encoding dTDP-4-dehydrorhamnose 3,5-epimerase family protein, translating into MIKKKSKIKDYRKDQRVRITKKDDSKKVEFFTYKCDEYYHSEAEAGIIYKDPTLNID; encoded by the coding sequence ATGATTAAGAAGAAAAGCAAGATCAAGGATTACAGGAAAGACCAAAGAGTAAGAATAACTAAGAAAGATGATTCAAAAAAAGTAGAATTTTTCACTTACAAGTGCGACGAGTACTATCACTCTGAAGCCGAAGCTGGGATCATCTATAAAGACCCTACCCTGAATATTGACTGA
- a CDS encoding IS1634-like element ISMac10 family transposase, with protein sequence MVFLRKKLVNGKPYWYIVESARVDGKVKTIFQVYLGSAEKILEMKRQCESLPYDKLRSFDYGKLAALLHVNEELGFTDIVNKHTDKKLIDGLSVGEYLLLDVIGKSHGVLSENGIEEWFKKSPLAFMWKFPHKLNCQNFLNQMNYVDLETMKKIEDDLCRVLVGKGFTPSIMFVDESNWFTYANNYDDESELLHKGYNKKHRKDKNQICVSLAVNEDNIPFIHETYSGNVHDSEEFSGIVDKIINRLTELNICSEDLVLVFDKGNNSKVNIEKVTSKMNFVGSVKANQAEKLLDVPLSKYECLYKNSKGNKIFGYRTKHQFYGTEYTTVITYNEGTYKLQKSTYETNKSRIIDSLEDLRRRLESSKGKERNRSSVEREVAGIILKKYSSVIKYEIIDALEGKKKPQLKFWIDEDNEKKCEKTFGKNILFTDKHKWQTKKIVKTYNSKNLVEDDFKLLNDHLLVPVGPVYHHKDENIRVHVFLAMVGLLFYRYLAWETKMYGFSMKKLIEKLSEIKIAVVQEKESKKSKIIVEEMDTKQASLFSFLNMEKYLPF encoded by the coding sequence ATGGTATTTTTAAGAAAGAAACTCGTCAACGGGAAACCTTACTGGTACATAGTAGAATCTGCCAGAGTTGATGGAAAGGTAAAAACCATTTTTCAGGTTTATCTGGGTAGCGCAGAAAAAATACTTGAGATGAAAAGGCAATGTGAATCATTGCCCTATGATAAACTTAGATCCTTTGATTACGGCAAGCTTGCCGCACTCCTTCATGTGAATGAAGAACTTGGATTCACTGACATAGTTAACAAGCATACTGACAAAAAATTAATAGATGGATTGAGTGTTGGAGAATACCTTTTACTTGACGTAATCGGAAAAAGTCACGGCGTTTTAAGTGAAAACGGGATTGAAGAATGGTTCAAAAAATCCCCTTTAGCTTTCATGTGGAAATTCCCGCACAAGTTAAATTGTCAGAATTTTCTGAACCAAATGAATTATGTTGACTTAGAGACGATGAAAAAGATCGAAGACGATCTTTGCAGAGTTCTTGTAGGAAAGGGATTTACTCCATCAATAATGTTTGTGGATGAATCAAACTGGTTTACATATGCTAACAATTATGATGACGAGAGCGAACTGCTTCATAAAGGATATAATAAAAAGCATAGGAAAGACAAAAATCAAATCTGTGTTTCGCTAGCTGTAAACGAGGACAACATACCTTTTATTCATGAAACATATTCTGGAAATGTTCATGACTCTGAAGAATTTTCAGGCATAGTAGATAAAATCATAAACAGACTGACTGAATTAAATATCTGTTCTGAAGATCTTGTTCTTGTTTTCGATAAGGGTAACAACTCAAAGGTCAACATTGAAAAGGTAACATCAAAAATGAATTTTGTAGGATCTGTAAAAGCAAATCAGGCCGAGAAGCTTCTCGATGTTCCACTTTCCAAATATGAGTGTTTATACAAGAATTCGAAAGGTAACAAAATTTTTGGATACAGGACAAAACACCAGTTTTATGGAACAGAATATACAACCGTAATAACCTACAACGAGGGAACTTACAAGCTTCAAAAGAGCACTTATGAAACAAACAAATCAAGAATAATTGATAGTTTGGAGGATCTTCGGAGAAGATTAGAAAGCAGTAAAGGAAAAGAAAGAAACAGGAGCAGCGTAGAACGTGAGGTTGCAGGAATTATTCTGAAAAAATACAGTAGCGTTATAAAATATGAAATAATTGATGCTCTGGAAGGGAAGAAAAAACCTCAGTTAAAGTTCTGGATTGATGAAGATAACGAAAAAAAGTGCGAAAAGACGTTTGGGAAGAACATCCTATTTACGGACAAGCATAAATGGCAAACTAAAAAGATAGTGAAAACATATAACAGTAAGAATCTTGTTGAAGATGATTTTAAACTGTTGAATGATCACTTGCTTGTTCCTGTAGGACCAGTATATCATCACAAGGATGAAAACATTAGAGTTCATGTGTTTTTGGCTATGGTTGGCCTACTTTTCTACAGATACCTGGCATGGGAGACCAAAATGTACGGTTTCTCTATGAAAAAGCTCATTGAAAAACTGTCTGAGATCAAGATTGCGGTAGTTCAGGAAAAAGAGTCCAAAAAAAGCAAAATTATTGTGGAAGAAATGGACACAAAACAAGCATCGTTATTTTCTTTTCTGAACATGGAAAAATACCTGCCATTTTAA
- a CDS encoding uroporphyrinogen decarboxylase family protein has protein sequence MFEVQFEEGVKDLKKIVDTEHESGVTVIGCVSTPRTLFRGSPVDMKKEAFTCLESEVDVLAPGYGLAPETLLKNLKALVEARNEFYGRR, from the coding sequence TTGTTTGAAGTTCAGTTTGAGGAAGGCGTAAAGGATTTGAAAAAAATAGTCGATACTGAACATGAATCTGGGGTTACGGTAATAGGCTGCGTGTCAACCCCTAGGACCCTTTTCAGGGGCAGCCCGGTAGACATGAAAAAAGAAGCTTTCACCTGCCTGGAAAGTGAGGTTGATGTACTTGCTCCCGGCTACGGGCTTGCTCCAGAAACCCTTCTGAAAAACCTGAAAGCCCTGGTGGAAGCAAGGAACGAGTTTTACGGGAGAAGGTGA
- a CDS encoding flavodoxin family protein, with product MNEVKILGVSGSPRKNGNTDVLLESFLKGAELAGAKTGKVLLRDYSIEPCIGCEGCRKAGTCTMFHDGMNLLYPEIEAAKGLTLGSPTYNYNVTALMKAFIDRLYPYYNFTNVRPRRYSSKLAGQGRKAIVFSVCKQLEIEEMGFTLGALGMPLEALSYEIVEKFPVTGYFDRGAVSRDEELLRKTFEAGKKMAEALN from the coding sequence ATGAATGAGGTTAAAATTCTAGGAGTGAGCGGAAGCCCCCGGAAAAATGGGAATACTGACGTGCTGCTTGAGAGCTTTTTGAAAGGGGCGGAATTGGCAGGAGCTAAAACCGGAAAAGTCCTTTTAAGGGATTATTCGATCGAGCCCTGTATCGGTTGCGAAGGATGCCGGAAAGCAGGAACCTGCACCATGTTCCATGATGGAATGAACCTGCTCTATCCCGAGATCGAAGCTGCAAAAGGGCTTACCCTCGGTTCTCCCACCTACAACTACAATGTAACTGCCCTGATGAAGGCCTTCATCGACAGGCTCTACCCTTACTACAATTTCACGAACGTCCGCCCCAGGCGCTATTCGAGCAAACTTGCCGGGCAGGGGAGAAAAGCGATTGTTTTTTCGGTCTGCAAGCAGCTGGAAATCGAAGAAATGGGTTTTACACTCGGAGCGCTAGGGATGCCTCTTGAAGCCCTGAGCTATGAGATCGTGGAAAAGTTTCCGGTAACAGGGTATTTCGATAGGGGAGCGGTTTCAAGGGATGAAGAACTTCTAAGAAAAACGTTTGAAGCGGGTAAAAAAATGGCAGAGGCTCTTAATTGA
- a CDS encoding tetratricopeptide repeat protein translates to MAKMAKTLKTLEKAAEGSTGKGKVFFDMGKYEEALQAYGEAAETRKKMADLLLENGKEESGNIFLEKVFEAESRCGMALFKLGKYEEALEVIDKALELKPESPTEWSNRGFVLSSMGRNGEALEAFDKALSLDPESPKIVTNKGVVYFRMGLPEKALETFDKALATEPKKVSDWACKLPRFSFFSRNKAPIMRPDNAETWYWKGNVFLELGEKEKALEAYKMALESDPDHLNSLLCGGALLCEFSEYKGAFKCYVRALKLSPGIEAAKQGKELCEEKINQ, encoded by the coding sequence ATGGCAAAAATGGCAAAAACACTCAAAACCCTTGAAAAAGCCGCAGAGGGGAGTACCGGTAAAGGCAAGGTCTTTTTCGATATGGGTAAATATGAAGAAGCCCTGCAGGCTTACGGGGAAGCCGCCGAGACTCGGAAAAAAATGGCAGACCTCCTTTTAGAAAATGGGAAAGAGGAGAGTGGAAACATCTTCCTGGAAAAGGTCTTCGAAGCAGAGTCCCGTTGCGGGATGGCTCTTTTCAAGCTTGGAAAATACGAAGAAGCCCTGGAAGTCATTGACAAAGCCCTGGAACTGAAACCCGAAAGCCCCACAGAGTGGTCCAACCGGGGTTTTGTGCTTTCGTCAATGGGCAGAAATGGAGAGGCACTCGAAGCCTTTGATAAAGCCCTTTCCCTGGACCCCGAATCCCCCAAAATCGTGACCAACAAAGGGGTTGTCTATTTCAGGATGGGGCTCCCGGAAAAAGCCTTGGAAACCTTTGACAAAGCCCTGGCGACCGAACCCAAAAAGGTTTCGGACTGGGCATGCAAACTTCCCAGATTCAGCTTCTTTTCCCGAAACAAAGCTCCCATAATGAGACCTGACAATGCTGAGACCTGGTACTGGAAAGGCAACGTTTTCCTTGAGCTTGGAGAAAAAGAAAAAGCCCTTGAAGCCTATAAAATGGCTCTTGAAAGCGACCCTGACCACCTGAACTCCCTCCTGTGCGGAGGAGCCCTGCTCTGTGAATTTTCAGAATACAAAGGGGCTTTCAAGTGCTATGTGCGAGCCCTTAAACTAAGCCCTGGAATCGAAGCTGCAAAACAGGGAAAAGAGCTCTGCGAAGAAAAGATTAACCAATGA
- a CDS encoding metal-dependent hydrolase, with the protein MTGRKTHITAGVLISFILIWYLVQKGLVLSPMILPIALASSALGAVLPDLIEPPRNRRHRKFFHSLLFFALLLLYLNRTYLSLLTAGPADEVTIGLFFAGAGYASHLALDAFTPAGLPVVGL; encoded by the coding sequence GTGACAGGCCGAAAAACGCACATAACAGCAGGAGTTTTAATCTCCTTTATCCTGATCTGGTATCTGGTTCAAAAAGGACTTGTTCTTAGCCCGATGATTCTTCCGATAGCTTTAGCTTCCTCAGCCCTTGGAGCCGTGCTTCCTGACCTGATCGAGCCTCCCAGAAACCGGCGCCATCGAAAGTTTTTCCATTCGCTGCTTTTCTTTGCACTTTTGCTTCTGTATCTTAATCGGACCTATTTAAGTCTGTTAACCGCAGGTCCGGCAGATGAAGTTACTATTGGACTCTTTTTTGCAGGAGCTGGGTATGCTTCTCATCTGGCGCTTGATGCGTTTACGCCTGCTGGGCTACCGGTCGTGGGGTTATAA